One Pelmatolapia mariae isolate MD_Pm_ZW unplaced genomic scaffold, Pm_UMD_F_2 NODE_ptg000191l+_length_151398_cov_1, whole genome shotgun sequence genomic region harbors:
- the LOC134622749 gene encoding iduronate 2-sulfatase-like isoform X1, whose protein sequence is MDIFVLKCFFLLVLHTSAYPAAARRERKNVLFIMADDLRTSLGCYGDPVAKSPNIDQLASRGQVFVNAFAQQAVCGPSRVSMLTSRRPDTTRLYDFNSYWRVHSGNYTTLPQYFKSQGYFTMSVGKVFHPGIASNNTDDYPYSWSIPAYHPPSFTYEKKKMCKGEDGKLHVNLLCAVNVTEQPGGTLPDLESTEEAVRLLKSRVNDDDPFFLAVGFHKPHIPFRIPQEYLTLYPLDQMTLASDPDVPERLPTVAYNPWTDVRKREDVQKLNISFPYGPIPKDFQLRIRQHYYAAVSYMDAQVGRLLSALEELGLADNTMVVFTSDHGWSLGEHGEWAKYSNFDVATRVPLIFFVPGGNEAGTSTFPFIDVLRESVHSIKSGKVRSRLVELVDVFPTVSYLAGLKVPVQCPDISFQVDLCTEGENRAYAAPQGQSERTPEDVAFSQYPRPADAPQENSDLPDLKDIKIMGYSLRTWDYRYTLWLGFNPKTFQVNVSDVHAGELYMSADDPGQDKNIFNNSDYSEIMRKTASLPQTVGLQMRMKLQFHYLTAGMKTSRGKP, encoded by the exons ATGGACATATTTGTCCTGAAGTGTTTTTTCCTGCTGGTCCTTCACACGTCGGCGTATCCTGCTGCCGCGCGGAGAG AGAGGAAAAATGTCCTTTTCATCATGGCAGATGATTTGCGGACATCTCTGGGGTGCTATGGGGATCCGGTGGCTAAATCGCCCAACATTGACCAGCTGGCATCCAGAGGCCAAGTCTTTGTCAATGCCTTTGCGCAG CAAGCTGTGTGCGGTCCCAGTCGGGTATCCATGTTAACCAGTCGCAGACCAGACACAACCAGGCTCTATGACTTCAACTCCTACTGGAGAGTCCATTCTGGAAACTACACGACCCTGCCACAGTACTTTAAATCTCAAGGGTACTTCACTATGTCTGTGGGCAAGGTGTTTCACCCAG GCATTGCCTCCAACAATACTGACGACTATCCTTACAGCTGGTCCATCCCAGCCTATCACCCACCTTCATTCacatatgagaaaaaaaag ATGTGTAAAGGGGAGGATGGGAAACTCCACGTCAACTTGCTATGTGCTGTGAATGTGACCGAGCAGCCTGGGGGAACCCTCCCTGACCTGGAGAGCACAGAGGAGGCGGTGAGGTTACTGAAGAGTCGAGTCAACGATGACGATCCTTTCTTCTTGGCTGTGGGTTTTCATAAGCCGCATATACCTTTTAGGATTCCACAG GAATACCTGACCCTGTATCCTCTAGACCAAATGACTCTGGCCTCTGACCCAGATGTCCCTGAACGCCTTCCCACTGTGGCCTACAACCCCTGGACAGATGTAAGGAAGCGAGAGGATGTGCAAAAGCTCAACATTAGCTTCCCCTATGGACCTATACCGAAAGACTTCCAG CTGCGTATCCGTCAGCACTACTATGCTGCAGTGTCATATATGGATGCTCAAGTTGGTCGGCTGCTCAGTGCACTGGAAGAGCTGGGGCTGGCAGACAACACTATGGTGGTGTTCACCTCTGATCATG GTTGGTCACTGGGTGAGCATGGTGAATGGGCTAAATACTCGAATTTTGATGTCGCAACACGCGTACCTCTGATCTTCTTTGTTCCTGGTGGCAATGAAGCCGGTACATCAACCTTCCCGTTTATAGACGTCTTAAGGGAATCTGTGCACAGCATCAAAA GTGGCAAAGTTAGAAGTAGGCTGGTGGAGCTGGTGGATGTCTTTCCTACTGTGTCCTACCTGGCCGGCCTCAAAGTTCCCGTGCAGTGCCCTGACATTTCTTTCCAG GTGGATTTGTGTACTGAAGGAGAAAACCGTGCCTACGCTGCGCCACAAGGGCAAAGCGAGAGGACTCCAGAAGATGTAGCTTTCAGCCAATATCCTCGCCCTGCTGATGCACCACAG GAGAACTCTGACCTCCCTGACCTCAAAGACATAAAGATCATGGGTTACTCTCTGCGCACCTGGGACTACAGGTACACTCTGTGGCTGGGATTCAATCCCAAAACATTTCAG GTGAATGTGTCTGACGTCCATGCTGGGGAGTTGTACATGTCAGCAGACGACCCCGGTCAGGACAAGAACATCTTCAATAACTCTGATTACAGTGAGATAATGAGGAAGACTGCCAGCCTTCCTCAG ACTGTTGGTTTGCAGATGAGAATGAAGCTGCAGTTCCACTACCTCACAGCGGGGATGAAAACGAGCAGAGGGAAGCCATGA
- the LOC134622749 gene encoding iduronate 2-sulfatase-like isoform X2, with the protein MDIFVLKCFFLLVLHTSAYPAAARRERKNVLFIMADDLRTSLGCYGDPVAKSPNIDQLASRGQVFVNAFAQQAVCGPSRVSMLTSRRPDTTRLYDFNSYWRVHSGNYTTLPQYFKSQGYFTMSVGKVFHPGIASNNTDDYPYSWSIPAYHPPSFTYEKKKMCKGEDGKLHVNLLCAVNVTEQPGGTLPDLESTEEAVRLLKSRVNDDDPFFLAVGFHKPHIPFRIPQEYLTLYPLDQMTLASDPDVPERLPTVAYNPWTDVRKREDVQKLNISFPYGPIPKDFQLRIRQHYYAAVSYMDAQVGRLLSALEELGLADNTMVVFTSDHGWSLGEHGEWAKYSNFDVATRVPLIFFVPGGNEAGTSTFPFIDVLRESVHSIKSGFVY; encoded by the exons ATGGACATATTTGTCCTGAAGTGTTTTTTCCTGCTGGTCCTTCACACGTCGGCGTATCCTGCTGCCGCGCGGAGAG AGAGGAAAAATGTCCTTTTCATCATGGCAGATGATTTGCGGACATCTCTGGGGTGCTATGGGGATCCGGTGGCTAAATCGCCCAACATTGACCAGCTGGCATCCAGAGGCCAAGTCTTTGTCAATGCCTTTGCGCAG CAAGCTGTGTGCGGTCCCAGTCGGGTATCCATGTTAACCAGTCGCAGACCAGACACAACCAGGCTCTATGACTTCAACTCCTACTGGAGAGTCCATTCTGGAAACTACACGACCCTGCCACAGTACTTTAAATCTCAAGGGTACTTCACTATGTCTGTGGGCAAGGTGTTTCACCCAG GCATTGCCTCCAACAATACTGACGACTATCCTTACAGCTGGTCCATCCCAGCCTATCACCCACCTTCATTCacatatgagaaaaaaaag ATGTGTAAAGGGGAGGATGGGAAACTCCACGTCAACTTGCTATGTGCTGTGAATGTGACCGAGCAGCCTGGGGGAACCCTCCCTGACCTGGAGAGCACAGAGGAGGCGGTGAGGTTACTGAAGAGTCGAGTCAACGATGACGATCCTTTCTTCTTGGCTGTGGGTTTTCATAAGCCGCATATACCTTTTAGGATTCCACAG GAATACCTGACCCTGTATCCTCTAGACCAAATGACTCTGGCCTCTGACCCAGATGTCCCTGAACGCCTTCCCACTGTGGCCTACAACCCCTGGACAGATGTAAGGAAGCGAGAGGATGTGCAAAAGCTCAACATTAGCTTCCCCTATGGACCTATACCGAAAGACTTCCAG CTGCGTATCCGTCAGCACTACTATGCTGCAGTGTCATATATGGATGCTCAAGTTGGTCGGCTGCTCAGTGCACTGGAAGAGCTGGGGCTGGCAGACAACACTATGGTGGTGTTCACCTCTGATCATG GTTGGTCACTGGGTGAGCATGGTGAATGGGCTAAATACTCGAATTTTGATGTCGCAACACGCGTACCTCTGATCTTCTTTGTTCCTGGTGGCAATGAAGCCGGTACATCAACCTTCCCGTTTATAGACGTCTTAAGGGAATCTGTGCACAGCATCAAAA GTGGATTTGTGTACTGA